One Paracoccus sp. TOH DNA segment encodes these proteins:
- a CDS encoding glycosyltransferase family 87 protein: MLLLGIVALLLFGYVGLARGTSSFSFDALYFYVSGEMWETGATPYDPVAFKGQMDSMVSIQSVSYAYPPNSAPFSLSLSVGSIRLAQIIIGSINLASILGILAFVHHAIRLDPPGVPEQEIRAAEIVTWAVIIGNPFTAHVVWMGQTTLFSAAFLLGSWLLASRRLDLLAGILLGISAIKPQLVFLVGFWFLLDRRWQLVAASALTVVAMSGWPLWVNGLDGSWLAWVRSLMDYKDGVYNALAFKHVFGLRSLLATQDVLIPSTLPVALVGTVLLYVFRRHYQGVWLIGPLLALSVLFVYAHDYDLAPLAVMAFPLLIAARGKPQVMAAIILTVFVIYFPQRIWESLDLAQFARSREVALGALLTLYLVVCRVPQRDRRLEAAP; this comes from the coding sequence ATGCTTCTGCTGGGAATCGTCGCCCTGTTGCTGTTCGGCTATGTCGGCCTGGCACGCGGGACGAGCAGCTTTTCCTTTGACGCGCTGTATTTCTACGTCTCCGGCGAAATGTGGGAGACCGGGGCGACACCCTATGACCCGGTCGCCTTCAAGGGCCAGATGGATTCCATGGTGAGCATCCAGTCGGTCAGCTATGCCTATCCGCCGAATTCCGCGCCCTTCTCGCTGTCGCTCTCGGTCGGCTCGATCAGGCTGGCGCAGATCATCATCGGTTCGATCAACCTGGCCTCGATCCTGGGCATCCTGGCCTTTGTGCACCATGCCATCCGTCTCGACCCGCCGGGCGTCCCCGAGCAGGAGATCCGGGCGGCCGAGATCGTCACCTGGGCGGTGATCATCGGCAACCCGTTCACCGCCCATGTGGTCTGGATGGGACAGACGACGCTGTTTTCCGCCGCCTTCCTGCTGGGCAGCTGGTTGCTTGCCAGCCGGCGGCTCGACCTGCTGGCCGGCATTCTGCTGGGCATCAGCGCCATCAAGCCGCAGCTGGTCTTTCTGGTCGGTTTCTGGTTCCTGCTGGACCGGCGCTGGCAGCTCGTCGCCGCCTCCGCGCTGACCGTGGTGGCGATGTCCGGCTGGCCGCTCTGGGTGAACGGGCTTGATGGCTCGTGGCTGGCCTGGGTGCGGTCGCTGATGGATTACAAGGACGGCGTCTACAACGCCCTGGCCTTCAAGCATGTGTTCGGGCTGCGCAGTCTTCTGGCGACGCAGGACGTGCTGATCCCCTCGACCCTGCCGGTGGCGCTGGTCGGCACGGTGCTGCTTTACGTTTTCCGCAGGCACTACCAGGGCGTCTGGCTGATCGGGCCGTTGCTGGCCCTGTCGGTGCTTTTCGTCTACGCGCATGACTATGACCTGGCGCCGCTGGCGGTGATGGCCTTCCCGCTGCTGATCGCCGCCCGCGGCAAGCCGCAGGTCATGGCGGCGATCATCCTGACGGTCTTCGTGATCTATTTCCCGCAGCGGATCTGGGAAAGCCTCGACCTGGCGCAATTCGCCCGCTCGCGCGAGGTGGCGCTTGGCGCCCTGCTGACGCTCTACCTGGTCGTCTGCCGGGTGCCCCAGCGGGACCGGCGGCTTGAGGCGGCGCCTTGA
- a CDS encoding UbiA family prenyltransferase gives MSALDAQAFPPGVQEPHAAQAAAVPLIVDLDRTLCRSDTMHEALVGLLASSPAAMLGLPAWLASGKTGFKQELAGRRTVDPALLPYDDEVLALIAAARAERRPVALISASDQRQVAAVAAHLGLFDDAVGTGSPGVAGNLSGQAKADYLVGRFGAGGFDYIGDSAADLPVWAAARQAYGIRVAPGIRKRARAQGTALQTVGDSASELPALLRACRPHQWAKNVLVLLPVLTAHDLTHLPAALLGMLCFSLAASAIYIINDLVDLPSDRQHPRKRFRPFAAGTASVKNGLFLAGGLLAVAALAALLWLPGPFFWTLMVYLVATSAYSFSLKRKMMVDVLALAALYTLRIVAGSAATGIVLSPWLLVFSMFLFFALATIKRQAELEDMLLRGSERTAGRNMMVGDLPILQAMSIGAAQAAVLVFALYSQDPEVQEHFDAPDLLLLICPVLFFWLGRMQLLTRRGHMTDDPIVFTFRDRVGLVCGAVMLGIFILAAR, from the coding sequence ATGTCCGCCCTAGATGCGCAGGCTTTCCCGCCGGGGGTCCAGGAACCCCACGCCGCCCAGGCCGCCGCCGTTCCGCTGATCGTCGACCTTGACCGGACCTTGTGCCGGTCCGACACCATGCACGAGGCGCTGGTCGGGCTGCTGGCCTCCAGCCCGGCGGCCATGCTTGGCCTGCCCGCCTGGCTGGCCTCGGGCAAGACAGGATTCAAGCAGGAACTGGCCGGGCGAAGAACCGTGGATCCCGCCCTGCTGCCCTATGACGACGAGGTGCTGGCGCTGATCGCGGCCGCCCGCGCCGAGCGTCGCCCCGTGGCGCTGATCTCGGCCTCGGACCAGCGCCAGGTCGCCGCGGTCGCCGCGCATCTGGGCCTGTTCGACGACGCGGTGGGCACCGGCTCGCCCGGGGTCGCGGGCAATCTGTCCGGTCAGGCCAAGGCGGATTATCTGGTCGGCCGCTTCGGCGCCGGGGGGTTCGACTACATCGGCGACAGCGCCGCCGACCTGCCGGTCTGGGCGGCAGCGCGGCAGGCCTATGGCATCCGCGTGGCGCCCGGCATCCGGAAAAGGGCGCGGGCACAGGGCACGGCGCTGCAGACCGTGGGCGACAGCGCCTCGGAGCTGCCCGCCCTGCTGCGCGCCTGCCGACCGCATCAATGGGCCAAGAACGTCCTGGTCCTGCTGCCGGTCCTGACCGCGCACGACCTGACCCATCTGCCGGCAGCGCTGCTGGGCATGCTGTGCTTTTCCCTTGCCGCATCGGCGATCTACATCATCAACGACCTGGTGGACCTGCCCTCGGACCGCCAGCATCCCAGAAAGCGCTTCCGGCCCTTCGCCGCCGGCACGGCCAGCGTCAAGAACGGCCTGTTTCTGGCCGGCGGGCTGCTGGCCGTCGCGGCGCTGGCGGCGCTGCTGTGGCTGCCGGGGCCGTTCTTCTGGACGCTGATGGTCTATCTGGTGGCGACCTCGGCCTATTCCTTCTCGCTCAAGCGCAAGATGATGGTCGACGTGCTGGCTTTGGCCGCGCTTTATACGCTGCGGATCGTCGCCGGCAGCGCGGCGACCGGGATCGTGCTGTCACCGTGGCTGCTGGTGTTTTCGATGTTCCTGTTCTTCGCGCTCGCCACGATCAAGCGCCAGGCGGAACTCGAGGACATGCTGCTGCGCGGCTCGGAAAGGACGGCGGGGCGCAACATGATGGTGGGCGACCTGCCGATCCTGCAGGCCATGTCCATCGGCGCGGCCCAGGCGGCGGTGCTGGTCTTCGCGCTTTATTCGCAGGATCCCGAGGTGCAGGAGCATTTCGATGCCCCGGACCTGCTGCTGCTGATCTGCCCGGTGCTGTTCTTCTGGCTGGGCCGCATGCAGCTGCTGACCCGGCGCGGCCACATGACCGACGACCCGATCGTCTTCACCTTCCGCGACCGGGTGGGACTGGTCTGCGGCGCGGTGATGCTGGGGATCTTCATCCTGGCGGCGCGCTGA
- a CDS encoding helix-turn-helix domain-containing protein, protein MAQARIGILLYPGMQLSAVLGLTDLFGIAARSARQGEGLRVLHLRAEGAAAPQPVFDSDPQQAQEARCDVLILPPSLEPPIGAETAAPLAGWLRECHAGGTVLASVCAGAFLLAETGLLDGRAVTTHWTYAQVLQDRFPRVRVDSDRLIIDGGDIVSAGGLMSWTDLGLKLVDRFLGPVAMTETARMLLVDLPGREQRYYSGFVPRLSHGDAAILKAQHFLQAQEGRETRLSVLAGQAGLEERTFLRRFQKATGLTTTDYAQRLRVAKAQELLQFGQQPVERIAWEVGYSDPGAFRKVFLRIVGLPPGEYRQRFHA, encoded by the coding sequence ATGGCCCAGGCAAGGATCGGCATCCTGCTTTATCCCGGCATGCAGCTTTCGGCGGTGCTGGGGTTGACCGACCTGTTCGGGATCGCCGCCCGCTCGGCGCGGCAGGGCGAGGGCCTGCGCGTGCTGCACCTGCGCGCCGAAGGGGCCGCCGCGCCGCAACCGGTCTTCGACAGCGACCCGCAGCAGGCGCAGGAGGCGCGCTGCGACGTGCTGATCCTGCCACCCTCGCTGGAGCCGCCGATCGGCGCCGAGACCGCCGCGCCGCTGGCCGGCTGGCTGCGCGAGTGCCATGCCGGGGGCACGGTGCTGGCCTCGGTCTGCGCCGGCGCCTTCCTGCTGGCCGAGACCGGGCTGCTGGACGGCCGCGCCGTGACCACGCATTGGACCTATGCGCAGGTTTTGCAGGACCGTTTCCCGCGGGTGCGGGTGGACAGCGACCGGCTGATCATCGACGGCGGCGACATCGTTTCGGCCGGCGGGCTGATGTCCTGGACCGACCTGGGCCTGAAGCTGGTCGACCGCTTCCTGGGGCCGGTGGCGATGACCGAAACCGCGCGGATGCTGCTGGTCGATCTGCCGGGGCGCGAGCAGCGCTATTACAGCGGTTTCGTGCCGCGGCTGAGCCACGGCGATGCCGCGATCCTGAAGGCGCAGCATTTCCTGCAGGCGCAAGAGGGCCGCGAGACGCGGCTTTCCGTCCTGGCCGGGCAGGCGGGGCTGGAGGAGCGCACCTTCCTGCGCCGTTTCCAGAAGGCGACCGGGCTGACGACGACCGATTACGCCCAACGGCTGCGGGTGGCGAAGGCGCAGGAACTGCTGCAATTCGGCCAGCAACCGGTCGAGCGCATCGCCTGGGAGGTCGGCTATTCCGACCCCGGCGCCTTTCGCAAGGTGTTCCTGCGCATCGTCGGCCTGCCGCCGGGCGAATATCGGCAGCGCTTCCACGCCTGA
- a CDS encoding cysteine hydrolase family protein, translating into MSKRAILVVDLQNEYWPRGNFSLVGIEAAAANAARVIRHGRENGDLVVNIRHEMPGGPIFVPGSDGAQINEAVLPQADEPVITKNFANSFRETGLDALLTQQGVEEVVVVGAMSHMCVDATTRAANDLGYRTVTVHDACATRDLEFNGVTTPAAQVHAAFMAGLAFLYGEVVGTDELLAR; encoded by the coding sequence ATGTCGAAGCGCGCCATTCTTGTCGTCGATTTGCAGAACGAATACTGGCCCAGGGGCAATTTCTCTCTGGTCGGGATCGAGGCCGCGGCCGCCAATGCCGCCCGGGTCATCCGTCATGGCCGCGAAAACGGCGATCTGGTGGTGAACATCCGCCACGAGATGCCGGGCGGGCCGATCTTCGTGCCGGGCAGCGACGGCGCGCAGATCAACGAAGCCGTCCTGCCCCAGGCCGATGAGCCGGTGATCACCAAGAACTTCGCCAATTCCTTCCGCGAGACCGGGCTGGACGCGCTTCTGACGCAACAGGGCGTCGAGGAGGTGGTGGTGGTCGGCGCCATGAGCCATATGTGCGTGGATGCCACCACCCGGGCTGCCAACGACCTGGGCTACCGGACGGTGACCGTCCACGACGCCTGCGCCACCCGCGATCTGGAGTTCAACGGCGTGACCACCCCCGCCGCGCAGGTCCATGCCGCCTTCATGGCCGGGCTGGCCTTCCTTTATGGCGAGGTCGTCGGCACCGACGAGCTTCTGGCGCGCTGA
- a CDS encoding proline racemase family protein produces MAFKRMIHAVDTHAGTPMRVITGGVPHIPGGSVYEKMKWLEANDDQLRKLMLREPRGYAAHCCNIIVPPSHPEADAGYVIMEQVEYPVMSGGNTISVATVLLEMGLLPMQEPVTELVLEAPAGLIRIRAECRNGKVKSVTFRNVPAFATHLDAEIEVPHLGRVRVDIGWGGMFYAIADVRQFPGLQLIPEHGREIARISSMIRQAAIEQLAVEHPDYPGVGITISQLSGPTDDPQADWKNAVTMASGEFSWDNPATWTGALDRCPCGTGTCAKMAVLHAKGELPLGQSFRHQSILGNVYTGRLIEETEIAGRRAVVPEISGTSWIHGLNTLVLDHDDPFPEGFTVGDTWA; encoded by the coding sequence ATGGCGTTCAAGCGAATGATCCATGCCGTCGATACCCATGCCGGAACGCCGATGCGGGTGATCACCGGCGGCGTTCCGCATATTCCCGGCGGCTCGGTCTACGAGAAGATGAAATGGCTGGAAGCCAATGACGACCAGCTGCGCAAGCTGATGCTGCGCGAGCCGCGCGGCTATGCGGCGCATTGCTGCAACATCATCGTGCCGCCCTCGCATCCCGAGGCCGATGCCGGCTATGTGATCATGGAGCAGGTCGAATATCCGGTCATGTCCGGCGGCAACACCATCTCGGTCGCCACGGTCCTGCTGGAGATGGGGTTGCTGCCCATGCAGGAACCGGTCACCGAACTGGTGCTCGAGGCGCCGGCGGGGCTGATCCGGATCCGCGCCGAATGCCGCAACGGCAAGGTCAAAAGCGTGACCTTCCGCAACGTGCCGGCTTTCGCCACCCATCTGGATGCCGAGATCGAGGTGCCGCATCTGGGCCGCGTCCGCGTCGATATCGGCTGGGGCGGCATGTTCTATGCCATCGCCGATGTCCGGCAATTCCCGGGCCTGCAGCTGATCCCCGAGCATGGCCGGGAAATCGCCCGCATCTCCTCGATGATCCGGCAGGCGGCGATCGAGCAATTGGCGGTCGAGCATCCCGATTATCCGGGCGTGGGCATCACCATCTCGCAACTGTCCGGGCCGACCGACGACCCGCAGGCGGACTGGAAGAACGCGGTCACCATGGCCTCGGGCGAATTTTCCTGGGACAATCCGGCGACCTGGACCGGGGCGCTGGATCGCTGCCCCTGTGGCACCGGCACCTGCGCCAAGATGGCGGTGCTGCATGCCAAGGGCGAGCTGCCGCTGGGCCAGAGCTTCCGGCACCAGAGCATTCTTGGCAATGTCTATACCGGGCGGCTGATCGAGGAGACCGAGATCGCCGGCCGCCGCGCCGTGGTGCCGGAAATCTCGGGCACCAGCTGGATCCATGGGCTGAACACGCTGGTGCTGGACCATGACGATCCGTTCCCGGAAGGCTTCACCGTCGGCGATACCTGGGCGTGA
- a CDS encoding glycine betaine ABC transporter substrate-binding protein, with product MPRLLASTVFAAGLFGGACLATAQDCGNVTLALHNVQSAELLTYVDKFILENGYGCSTETVPGDTVPSTTSMVEKGSPDISSETWVDLLPEIVPRGLEDGKIVYGAPALPDGGIQGWWIPKYLADAHPEIKTVEDALAHPELFPDPEDPGRGVIFNGAEGWGATVVTAQLFKAYEGEQKGFNLMRPGSAAGLDGAIARAYERQEGFITYYWAPTALLGKYQLVLLKPAVKHDPVEWKRCITDLDCADPKVTGWPIDTVMTVLTKDFADRASPAILDYFNTRGWSNDTVARLMAWQGDNQAMGEEGAIHFLEENKDIWTKWLPAEVAAKVEAAL from the coding sequence ATGCCAAGACTGCTCGCTTCGACGGTCTTTGCCGCCGGGCTTTTCGGCGGCGCCTGCTTGGCCACCGCGCAGGATTGCGGCAATGTCACGCTGGCGCTGCATAACGTGCAAAGCGCCGAGCTGCTGACCTACGTCGACAAGTTCATCCTCGAGAACGGCTACGGCTGCAGCACCGAGACCGTTCCCGGCGATACCGTGCCCTCGACCACCTCGATGGTCGAGAAAGGCTCGCCCGACATTTCCTCGGAAACCTGGGTGGATCTGCTGCCCGAGATCGTGCCGCGCGGGCTCGAGGACGGCAAGATCGTCTATGGCGCGCCGGCGCTGCCGGACGGCGGCATCCAAGGCTGGTGGATCCCGAAATACCTGGCCGACGCGCATCCCGAGATCAAGACCGTCGAGGATGCCCTGGCACATCCCGAGCTTTTCCCTGACCCGGAAGACCCCGGCCGCGGCGTGATTTTCAACGGCGCCGAAGGCTGGGGCGCCACGGTGGTCACGGCACAGCTTTTCAAGGCCTATGAAGGGGAACAGAAGGGGTTCAACCTGATGCGCCCCGGATCGGCCGCCGGACTGGACGGCGCGATCGCCCGGGCCTATGAGCGGCAGGAAGGCTTCATCACCTATTACTGGGCGCCGACCGCGCTTCTGGGCAAATACCAGCTGGTGCTGCTGAAACCGGCGGTCAAGCACGATCCGGTCGAATGGAAACGCTGCATCACCGATCTGGATTGCGCCGATCCCAAGGTCACCGGCTGGCCCATCGACACGGTGATGACAGTGCTGACCAAGGATTTCGCCGACCGGGCCAGCCCCGCGATCCTGGACTATTTCAACACCCGCGGCTGGAGCAATGACACCGTGGCCAGGCTGATGGCCTGGCAGGGCGACAACCAGGCCATGGGCGAGGAAGGCGCCATCCATTTCCTTGAGGAGAACAAGGATATCTGGACCAAATGGCTGCCCGCCGAGGTGGCCGCGAAGGTCGAGGCCGCCCTCTAG
- a CDS encoding dimethylsulfonioproprionate lyase family protein yields MPRPQPLQDFLDVALPAMRARAHDGNSPASLQAISEAVLAVGQTGAGPASLPVVDALLDRALAREMDYGDLAELLQAVRALAPLLCWRRRTGDAGASANFAENHANAMLLGPGGIEERRDLWIGLSLIAPQIRYPDHQHAPEETYLVLSPGSFRKPGRDWFQPGIGGSFFVPPNAVHAMRAEEEPLFALWALRV; encoded by the coding sequence ATGCCGCGACCGCAACCCTTGCAGGATTTCCTCGATGTCGCCTTGCCCGCCATGCGGGCGCGGGCCCATGATGGCAACTCCCCGGCCTCGCTTCAGGCCATATCGGAGGCGGTGCTTGCGGTGGGGCAAACGGGCGCCGGGCCGGCAAGCCTGCCGGTGGTGGATGCGCTGCTCGACCGGGCGCTGGCGCGCGAGATGGACTATGGGGATCTGGCCGAGCTCCTGCAGGCGGTGCGTGCCCTGGCGCCGCTGCTGTGCTGGCGCCGCCGGACCGGCGATGCCGGCGCCAGCGCGAATTTCGCCGAAAACCATGCCAATGCCATGCTGCTGGGCCCCGGCGGCATCGAGGAGCGCCGCGACCTCTGGATCGGCCTCAGCCTGATCGCGCCGCAGATCCGCTATCCCGACCACCAGCACGCGCCCGAGGAAACCTATCTGGTCCTGTCGCCCGGCAGCTTCCGCAAACCCGGCCGCGACTGGTTCCAGCCCGGCATCGGCGGCAGCTTCTTCGTGCCCCCGAACGCGGTCCACGCCATGCGCGCCGAGGAGGAACCGCTGTTTGCCCTCTGGGCGTTGCGGGTCTGA
- the hpbA gene encoding N-methyl-L-proline N-demethylase HpbA, with protein MSNDPLLQPYQLKHLTLRNRIMITSHEPAYPEDGMPKDRYRAYHVERAKAGVALTMTAGSASVSRDSPPVFNNILAWKDEVVGWMKQLTDECHDHGCAVMIQLTHLGRRTRWDKADWLPVVSPSHEREAAHRSFPKKMEDWDIDRIIGDYVDAAERMKAAGLDGLELQAYGHLMDQFWSPLTNDLDGPYGGSLDNRLRFTFDILRGIRERCGENFILGVRYTGDEDLPGGLTAEEGLAISQKLKDSGLVDFLNVVKGHIDTDAGLTDVIPVQGMRNAPHLEFAGQIRKATGFPTFHAAKIPDVPTARHAIAAGLLDMVGMTRAHMADPHLVRKVVEGREDDIRPCVGANYCLDRIYQGGMAFCLHNAATGREETMPQTIPPAPAKQRITIVGAGPAGMEAARVAAERGHDVTVFEAADQPGGQIRLTALDERRREMISIIAWRMAQCEKHGVTFNFNTFADAADVLATDPDAVIVATGGLPHVEVLEQGNELVASAWDILSGDVKPGQNVLIFDDAGDHAGLQAADLISAAGARVEIVTPDRSFSPEVMAMNLVPYMRNLQKRDTTFTVTWRLRSVTSEGNQLRATLGSDYGAFTRERIVDQVVVNHGTRPLDELYFALKPLSSNLGEVDYEALTAGGPQEVRKNPEGRFRLYRIGDAVAARNTHAAIYDALRLVKDL; from the coding sequence ATGTCGAACGATCCCCTTTTGCAGCCCTATCAGCTGAAGCACCTGACGCTCCGCAACCGGATCATGATCACCAGCCACGAGCCGGCCTATCCCGAGGACGGCATGCCCAAGGACCGCTACCGCGCCTATCACGTCGAGCGCGCCAAGGCCGGGGTGGCGCTGACCATGACGGCGGGCTCGGCCTCGGTCTCGCGCGACAGCCCGCCGGTCTTCAACAACATTCTGGCCTGGAAGGACGAGGTGGTCGGCTGGATGAAGCAGCTGACCGACGAATGCCACGACCATGGCTGCGCGGTGATGATCCAGCTGACCCACCTGGGCCGCCGCACCCGCTGGGACAAGGCCGACTGGCTGCCCGTCGTCTCGCCCAGCCACGAACGCGAGGCGGCGCACCGCTCCTTTCCGAAGAAGATGGAAGACTGGGATATCGACCGCATCATCGGCGACTATGTCGATGCGGCCGAACGCATGAAGGCGGCGGGGCTCGACGGGCTGGAGCTGCAAGCCTACGGCCACCTGATGGACCAGTTCTGGTCGCCGCTGACCAATGACCTCGACGGCCCCTATGGCGGCAGCCTCGACAACCGGCTGCGCTTCACCTTCGACATTCTGCGCGGCATCCGCGAACGCTGCGGCGAGAATTTCATCCTGGGCGTGCGCTATACCGGCGACGAGGATCTGCCGGGCGGGCTGACCGCCGAGGAGGGTCTGGCGATCTCGCAAAAGCTCAAGGACAGCGGACTGGTCGACTTCCTGAACGTGGTCAAGGGCCATATCGACACCGATGCCGGGCTGACCGATGTGATCCCGGTGCAGGGGATGCGCAACGCCCCGCATCTGGAATTCGCCGGCCAGATCAGGAAGGCTACGGGCTTTCCGACCTTCCACGCCGCCAAGATCCCCGACGTGCCGACCGCGCGCCACGCCATCGCGGCGGGACTGCTGGACATGGTCGGCATGACGCGGGCGCATATGGCCGACCCGCATCTGGTCCGCAAGGTCGTCGAGGGGCGCGAGGACGACATCCGTCCCTGCGTCGGCGCGAACTACTGCCTCGACCGCATCTATCAGGGCGGCATGGCCTTCTGCCTGCACAATGCCGCCACCGGCCGCGAAGAGACCATGCCGCAGACCATCCCGCCCGCCCCGGCGAAACAGCGCATCACCATCGTCGGCGCCGGTCCCGCCGGCATGGAGGCCGCCCGCGTCGCCGCCGAGCGCGGCCATGACGTCACGGTCTTCGAGGCCGCCGACCAGCCCGGCGGCCAGATCCGCCTGACCGCCCTGGACGAACGCCGGCGCGAGATGATCTCGATCATCGCCTGGCGCATGGCGCAATGCGAGAAGCACGGCGTGACGTTCAACTTCAACACCTTCGCCGATGCGGCCGACGTGCTGGCCACCGATCCCGACGCGGTGATCGTCGCCACTGGCGGTCTGCCGCATGTCGAGGTTCTGGAACAGGGCAACGAACTGGTTGCCTCGGCCTGGGATATCCTGTCGGGCGACGTGAAGCCGGGCCAGAACGTGCTGATCTTCGACGATGCCGGCGATCACGCGGGGCTGCAGGCCGCCGACCTGATCTCGGCCGCCGGCGCCAGGGTCGAGATCGTCACCCCCGACCGCAGCTTCTCGCCCGAGGTGATGGCGATGAACTTGGTGCCCTATATGCGTAACCTGCAAAAGCGCGACACCACCTTCACCGTGACCTGGCGGCTCAGGTCGGTGACGAGCGAGGGCAACCAGCTGCGCGCCACGCTCGGCAGCGATTACGGCGCCTTCACCCGCGAGCGCATCGTGGACCAGGTGGTGGTCAACCATGGCACCCGGCCGCTGGACGAGCTGTATTTCGCGTTGAAGCCGCTGTCCTCGAACCTGGGCGAGGTGGATTACGAGGCGCTGACCGCCGGCGGGCCGCAAGAGGTCCGCAAGAACCCCGAGGGCAGGTTCCGCCTCTACCGCATCGGCGATGCGGTGGCCGCCCGCAATACCCATGCCGCGATCTACGACGCGCTGCGGCTGGTCAAAGATTTGTAA
- a CDS encoding TetR/AcrR family transcriptional regulator: protein MENPVVPETGWRGSREGWLEAGYQALIDSGVDAVKILPLARQLNLSRTSFYWFFADREALLTALIDGWAEKTTEPMVAATREYAESRAEAMLNVLACFLSGAFDARLEFAVRSWALQDARVAARIEAADEARLSALRDMLMHWGLPEHEADVRARTIYLTQIGYISMRAQERLETRLARIPTYVEIYTGQAAEPREIARFDARVRSMAKAPS from the coding sequence ATGGAAAACCCTGTTGTTCCCGAGACCGGATGGCGCGGCTCGCGCGAGGGCTGGCTGGAAGCTGGCTACCAGGCGCTGATCGACAGCGGCGTCGACGCGGTGAAGATCCTGCCCCTGGCCCGGCAGCTGAACCTGTCGCGCACCAGCTTCTACTGGTTCTTCGCGGACCGCGAGGCGCTGCTGACCGCGCTGATCGACGGCTGGGCGGAAAAGACCACCGAGCCGATGGTCGCGGCGACCCGCGAATATGCCGAATCGCGGGCCGAAGCGATGCTGAACGTGCTCGCCTGCTTCCTGTCCGGGGCTTTCGACGCGCGGCTGGAATTCGCGGTGCGCAGTTGGGCGCTGCAGGACGCCCGCGTCGCCGCGCGCATCGAGGCCGCGGACGAGGCGCGGCTGTCGGCGCTGCGCGACATGCTGATGCACTGGGGCCTTCCCGAGCACGAGGCCGATGTCCGCGCCCGCACCATCTATCTGACGCAGATCGGCTATATCTCGATGCGGGCGCAGGAGAGGCTGGAGACGCGGCTGGCGCGCATCCCCACCTATGTCGAGATCTATACCGGCCAGGCCGCCGAGCCGCGCGAGATCGCCCGCTTCGACGCCCGCGTCAGAAGCATGGCGAAAGCCCCGTCATGA
- a CDS encoding ABC transporter substrate-binding protein — protein sequence MKRSYLSASALALMALAGTASADCSNLTIASMNWQSAELMASLDQFILNEGYGCDAEIVVGDTVPSITSLVEKGEPEVIPEAWVDLMPELVASGLKDGKIVELARSLSDGGQQGWFIPRYMLDEHPNLNKIEEILAHPELFPAPEDPGKGAVYNGPAGWGGTVVTTQLAKAFDIEGHGFSLVDTGSAAGLDGSIAKAYEQKAPWLGFYWAPTSLLGKYDMVPVDFGMENDMAEWKRCTSVADCADPKPNAFPVDNVFTLVSKEFADAADPGVIDYLSKRSWDNGTVNKMMAWMTDNQAIGEEGAREFLRTHEEMWTQWVSPEAAEKIKAAL from the coding sequence ATGAAACGATCCTATCTTTCCGCCTCTGCCCTGGCTCTGATGGCGCTGGCCGGCACCGCCTCGGCCGATTGCAGCAACCTGACCATCGCCAGCATGAACTGGCAGAGCGCCGAGCTGATGGCCAGCCTCGACCAGTTCATCCTCAACGAAGGCTATGGCTGCGACGCCGAGATCGTCGTCGGCGACACCGTGCCCAGCATCACCTCGCTGGTCGAGAAGGGCGAACCCGAGGTCATCCCCGAGGCCTGGGTGGACCTGATGCCCGAGCTCGTCGCGTCGGGGCTCAAGGACGGCAAGATCGTCGAGCTTGCCCGCTCGCTGTCGGATGGCGGCCAGCAGGGCTGGTTCATCCCGCGCTACATGCTGGACGAACATCCGAACCTGAACAAGATCGAGGAGATCCTGGCCCATCCCGAGCTGTTCCCGGCCCCCGAGGATCCGGGCAAGGGCGCGGTCTATAACGGCCCGGCCGGCTGGGGCGGCACGGTCGTCACCACCCAGCTTGCGAAAGCCTTCGACATCGAGGGCCATGGCTTCAGCCTGGTCGATACCGGCTCGGCCGCCGGGCTCGACGGCTCGATCGCCAAGGCCTACGAGCAGAAGGCGCCCTGGCTGGGCTTCTACTGGGCGCCGACCTCGCTTCTGGGCAAGTACGACATGGTGCCGGTCGATTTCGGCATGGAAAACGACATGGCGGAATGGAAGCGCTGCACCTCGGTCGCGGATTGCGCCGACCCCAAGCCGAACGCCTTCCCGGTCGACAACGTCTTCACCCTGGTCTCGAAGGAATTCGCCGACGCGGCCGATCCGGGGGTGATCGACTATCTGTCCAAGCGCAGCTGGGACAACGGCACGGTCAACAAGATGATGGCCTGGATGACCGACAACCAGGCCATCGGCGAGGAAGGCGCCCGCGAGTTCCTGCGCACCCACGAGGAGATGTGGACGCAATGGGTCTCGCCCGAGGCGGCGGAAAAGATCAAGGCCGCGCTCTGA